In Amycolatopsis coloradensis, one genomic interval encodes:
- a CDS encoding SRPBCC family protein, whose translation MNSRARLETVGERPALRMERRLADRPERVWQAITEPSKLAKWFPAAVTVDLRPGGKIEFSFEGEEAPTAGKVLEADEPRVFVFSWNDDVLRWEITPDGDGSRLLFTHTFGRGEPAIAKIAAPRTAAGWDSCLVALVALLDGVDHEPSADWIGPIEAYTEEFGLAEGEVLETGDGKVIRFRRDLVWKPLDEVWARLTAEPAEGTVIHEEPPRLLEFSLPRGGIVRWEFSHSELDGTMVEVTQTVPAGQDDIVPEALRSRREKLKKFFAATQGS comes from the coding sequence GTGAACTCTCGCGCCCGGTTGGAGACCGTCGGGGAACGTCCGGCGCTACGGATGGAACGTCGTCTCGCAGACCGGCCGGAGCGTGTCTGGCAGGCGATCACCGAACCGTCGAAGCTCGCGAAATGGTTTCCCGCAGCGGTCACAGTCGACCTGCGACCGGGCGGAAAGATCGAATTCAGCTTCGAGGGCGAAGAGGCCCCGACCGCGGGCAAAGTCCTCGAAGCCGACGAACCCCGCGTGTTCGTGTTCAGCTGGAACGACGACGTGCTGCGCTGGGAGATCACTCCGGACGGCGACGGCAGCCGTCTGCTCTTCACGCATACGTTCGGCCGTGGTGAACCCGCCATCGCCAAGATCGCGGCGCCCCGCACGGCCGCTGGCTGGGATAGCTGCCTCGTGGCGCTCGTCGCCCTGCTCGACGGCGTGGACCATGAGCCGTCGGCCGACTGGATCGGCCCGATCGAGGCCTACACCGAGGAGTTCGGGCTCGCCGAGGGCGAAGTTCTGGAAACCGGCGACGGCAAGGTGATCCGCTTCCGTCGCGACCTGGTCTGGAAACCGCTCGATGAGGTCTGGGCCCGTCTCACCGCCGAACCGGCCGAGGGCACGGTCATCCACGAGGAACCGCCGCGGCTGCTGGAGTTTTCGCTGCCACGGGGCGGGATCGTCCGCTGGGAGTTCAGCCATTCCGAACTCGACGGCACCATGGTCGAGGTGACCCAGACCGTCCCCGCCGGACAGGACGACATCGTGCCCGAGGCGCTACGAAGCCGGCGCGAGAAGCTGAAGAAGTTCTTCGCGGCGACTCAGGGAAGCTGA
- a CDS encoding response regulator — MIRVLIADDQALLRGSFRVLVDSAPDLEVVGEASDGAEAAELAEKERPDVVLMDVRMPELDGIEATRRICASAATEGVHVLMLTTFDLDAYVYSALRAGASGFLLKDTPPAELLTAIRVVAAGEGLLAPSITRRLIAEFARLPEPGQRVAASLDNITTREREVLSLIARGLSNDEIAGTLHLGLATVKTHIGHLLHKLAARDRAQLVIAAYESGLVRASVQ, encoded by the coding sequence ATGATCCGCGTACTGATCGCCGACGACCAGGCGTTGCTGCGCGGCAGCTTCCGCGTGCTCGTCGACAGCGCGCCGGACCTCGAAGTCGTCGGCGAGGCGAGCGACGGCGCGGAGGCCGCGGAACTCGCCGAGAAGGAGCGCCCCGACGTCGTCCTGATGGACGTCCGCATGCCCGAACTGGACGGGATCGAAGCCACCCGGCGGATCTGCGCGTCGGCCGCCACCGAAGGCGTCCACGTGCTGATGCTGACGACCTTCGACCTCGACGCCTACGTGTATTCGGCCCTGCGCGCGGGCGCGAGCGGATTCCTGCTGAAGGACACCCCGCCCGCCGAGCTGCTGACCGCGATCCGGGTCGTCGCGGCGGGCGAAGGACTGCTGGCCCCGTCGATCACGCGAAGGCTCATCGCCGAGTTCGCCCGGCTGCCCGAACCCGGGCAGCGCGTCGCGGCTTCGCTGGACAACATCACCACCCGCGAACGCGAGGTCCTGAGCCTGATCGCGCGCGGACTGTCGAACGACGAGATCGCCGGGACCCTGCATCTCGGGCTGGCGACGGTGAAGACGCACATCGGCCACCTCCTGCACAAACTCGCGGCGCGGGACCGGGCGCAGCTGGTGATCGCGGCCTACGAGTCCGGTCTGGTGCGCGCCTCCGTCCAGTGA
- a CDS encoding acyl-CoA carboxylase subunit beta, whose translation MSSATEPLGTPPEDEPDIHTTAGKLADLYRRYDEAVHAGSARAVEKQHAKGKKTARERIDLLLDEGSFVELDELAKHRSVNFGQEKNRPYGDGVVTGYGTVDGRPVCVFSQDVTVFGGSLGEVYGEKIVKVMDLAIKTGRPIIGINEGGGARIQEGVVSLGLYGEIFNRNVKASGVIPQISLIMGANAGGHVYSPALTDFVVMVDKTSHMFITGPDVVKTVTGEEVSFEELGGGRTHNTRSGNAHYLGSDDEDAIAYVKELLSFLPANNLSEAPVFETDAAPGGFFDDVTESDRELDTLIPDSPNQPYDMHEVITRIVDDGDFLEVHELFAPNILVGFGRVDGRSVGIVANQPTQFAGCLDIDASEKAARFVRTCDAFNIPVLTFVDVPGFLPGTDQEWNGIIRRGAKLIYAYAEATVPLVTVITRKAYGGAYDVMGSKHLGADINLAWPTAQVAVMGAQGAANIVHRKTLAAAAADGKDVDALRAELIQEYEDTLLNPYAAAERGYVDSVIVPAHTRGHIAKALSLLQGKRETLPPKKHGNIPL comes from the coding sequence ATGAGCAGTGCGACGGAGCCGCTCGGGACGCCGCCCGAGGACGAACCGGACATCCACACCACGGCCGGTAAGCTGGCCGACCTGTACCGCCGGTATGACGAGGCGGTACACGCGGGTTCCGCGAGGGCGGTGGAGAAACAGCACGCCAAGGGCAAGAAGACCGCCCGCGAGCGGATCGACCTGCTGCTGGACGAGGGCTCGTTCGTCGAACTCGACGAACTGGCGAAGCACCGCTCGGTCAACTTCGGCCAGGAGAAGAACCGGCCCTACGGCGACGGCGTCGTCACCGGGTACGGCACCGTCGACGGTCGTCCGGTGTGCGTGTTCAGCCAGGACGTCACGGTCTTCGGCGGTTCACTCGGTGAGGTGTACGGCGAGAAGATCGTCAAGGTGATGGACCTGGCGATCAAGACCGGCCGCCCGATCATCGGCATCAACGAGGGCGGCGGCGCGCGGATCCAGGAAGGCGTCGTCTCGCTCGGGCTCTACGGCGAGATCTTCAACCGCAACGTCAAGGCGTCCGGCGTCATCCCGCAGATCTCGCTGATCATGGGCGCCAACGCGGGCGGGCACGTCTACTCGCCGGCGCTGACCGACTTCGTGGTGATGGTCGACAAGACCTCGCACATGTTCATCACCGGCCCCGACGTCGTCAAGACCGTGACCGGCGAAGAGGTCTCCTTCGAGGAGCTCGGCGGCGGGCGCACGCACAACACCCGTTCGGGCAACGCGCACTACCTCGGCTCCGACGACGAGGACGCGATCGCCTACGTCAAGGAACTGCTCTCGTTCCTCCCGGCGAACAACCTTTCCGAGGCTCCCGTCTTCGAGACCGACGCGGCCCCCGGCGGGTTCTTCGACGACGTCACCGAGTCCGACCGCGAGCTCGACACGCTGATCCCGGACTCGCCGAACCAGCCGTACGACATGCACGAGGTCATCACCCGCATCGTCGACGACGGCGACTTCCTCGAGGTGCACGAGCTGTTCGCGCCCAACATCCTGGTCGGCTTCGGCCGGGTGGACGGGCGCAGCGTCGGCATCGTGGCGAACCAGCCGACCCAGTTCGCCGGCTGCCTCGACATCGACGCGTCCGAGAAGGCCGCGCGGTTCGTGCGCACCTGCGACGCGTTCAACATCCCGGTGCTGACCTTCGTCGACGTCCCAGGCTTCCTTCCCGGCACCGACCAGGAGTGGAACGGCATCATCCGGCGCGGCGCGAAGCTGATCTACGCCTACGCCGAAGCGACCGTCCCGCTCGTCACCGTCATCACCCGCAAGGCGTACGGCGGCGCGTACGACGTCATGGGTTCGAAGCACCTCGGCGCGGACATCAACCTGGCCTGGCCGACGGCGCAGGTCGCGGTCATGGGCGCGCAGGGCGCGGCGAACATCGTGCACCGCAAGACCCTCGCCGCGGCCGCCGCCGACGGCAAGGACGTCGACGCGCTGCGCGCCGAGCTGATCCAGGAGTACGAGGACACGCTCCTGAACCCGTACGCGGCGGCCGAGCGCGGCTACGTCGACTCGGTGATCGTGCCCGCGCACACCCGCGGCCACATCGCGAAGGCGCTCTCGCTGCTCCAGGGCAAGCGGGAGACGCTGCCGCCCAAGAAGCACGGGAACATCCCGCTGTGA
- a CDS encoding DUF397 domain-containing protein, which yields MTTWHENMTGWHKSTYTHWEENACVEVGAAPGLVGIRDTKQWAMPDETRPILVLPAESFAALLDHLGR from the coding sequence ATGACCACCTGGCACGAGAACATGACCGGCTGGCACAAGTCGACCTACACGCACTGGGAAGAGAACGCCTGCGTCGAGGTCGGCGCCGCGCCCGGCCTGGTCGGCATCCGGGACACCAAACAGTGGGCGATGCCGGACGAGACCCGGCCGATCCTGGTGCTCCCGGCCGAGTCCTTCGCCGCGCTCCTCGATCACCTCGGGCGATGA
- a CDS encoding lysoplasmalogenase family protein, protein MKALKIAERVLFASAAIGTVYSARTGNRKLRLATKPAAVPVLAARVARSRGLAPGEKGLLVTALIAAGAGDHFMGRSDEDGQLIRGATSFGVMQVLYSALLWRRGARPRAATAPPRLAAWAAAAVAMALPKPSPVSSVLSVYGGLLSTTSTLAADPVLAPKAKVSGGMVVPSGDRRTWIAAGALLFSASDLAILIRRDFVTSERVRANLETFVLTSYLASQWLLVEGMTAES, encoded by the coding sequence GTGAAGGCCCTGAAAATCGCCGAACGGGTGTTGTTCGCGAGCGCCGCGATCGGCACGGTGTACTCCGCGAGGACAGGCAATCGGAAGCTGCGACTCGCGACCAAGCCCGCCGCGGTCCCGGTGCTCGCCGCCAGGGTCGCGCGTTCGCGGGGGCTCGCGCCGGGGGAGAAGGGGCTGCTCGTCACCGCGTTGATCGCGGCGGGCGCGGGCGACCACTTCATGGGCCGGTCCGACGAGGACGGCCAGCTGATCAGGGGTGCGACCTCGTTCGGTGTCATGCAGGTGCTGTACTCCGCGCTGTTGTGGCGCCGCGGTGCCCGCCCGCGCGCGGCGACCGCGCCGCCCAGGCTGGCGGCGTGGGCCGCGGCCGCGGTCGCGATGGCGTTGCCGAAGCCGTCCCCGGTCTCTTCGGTGCTTTCGGTCTACGGAGGCCTGCTGAGCACGACGTCGACCCTCGCGGCCGACCCGGTGCTGGCGCCGAAGGCCAAGGTCTCGGGCGGGATGGTGGTCCCGTCGGGTGACCGCCGCACCTGGATCGCCGCCGGCGCGCTGCTGTTCTCCGCGTCGGATCTGGCGATCCTGATCCGCCGCGACTTCGTCACCAGTGAGCGGGTGCGGGCCAACCTCGAAACCTTCGTGCTGACTTCGTACCTCGCGTCGCAGTGGCTGCTCGTCGAAGGCATGACCGCAGAAAGTTAA
- a CDS encoding NAD(P)H-dependent oxidoreductase: MNVLWIFAHPEPRSLGGSLRDEGLSALRAQGADVRESDLYAMKWKAVVDADDFGRAASPDRLVVGATSKCAFETGELGEDIRAEHEKLAWADTVIIQFPLWWYGMPAILKGWFDRVFVKGFAYGVQRPDGRTARYGEGALAGKRAMVVLTAGAPEATIGPRGVNGDIGDLLFPLQHGTLWYAGMSVLPPLTICGADRVSPGQFEAAAAALRERLRTLAIQDPIPFRHQNGGDYDDDLVLRAELAPGRDGIGVHLDT, encoded by the coding sequence ATGAACGTGCTGTGGATCTTCGCCCACCCCGAACCCCGTTCCCTCGGCGGCTCGCTGCGCGACGAGGGGTTGAGCGCCCTCCGCGCGCAGGGCGCCGACGTCCGGGAATCCGATCTGTACGCGATGAAGTGGAAGGCAGTCGTCGACGCCGACGACTTCGGCCGGGCCGCTTCCCCGGACCGGCTTGTCGTCGGCGCGACGTCGAAGTGCGCCTTCGAGACCGGCGAGCTCGGCGAGGACATCCGCGCCGAACACGAAAAACTGGCGTGGGCGGACACCGTGATCATCCAATTCCCGCTGTGGTGGTACGGAATGCCCGCCATCCTCAAGGGCTGGTTCGACCGCGTCTTCGTCAAGGGTTTCGCCTACGGCGTCCAGCGCCCCGACGGCCGGACGGCGCGCTACGGCGAAGGCGCGCTGGCCGGGAAGCGCGCCATGGTCGTGCTGACCGCGGGGGCGCCGGAGGCCACGATCGGCCCGCGCGGGGTGAACGGCGACATCGGTGACCTGCTGTTCCCGTTGCAGCACGGGACACTTTGGTACGCGGGCATGTCGGTCCTGCCCCCGCTGACGATCTGCGGCGCCGACCGCGTCTCGCCAGGGCAATTCGAAGCCGCGGCCGCGGCGCTGCGCGAACGGCTGCGGACGCTGGCCATTCAGGACCCGATCCCGTTCCGTCACCAGAACGGGGGCGATTACGACGACGATCTGGTGCTGCGTGCGGAACTCGCGCCGGGGCGGGACGGGATCGGCGTCCACCTCGACACTTGA
- a CDS encoding GlxA family transcriptional regulator, producing MDNMCKNRAMGFFVHPGRHRVAVLVRHGMLVMELGIVTRLFGTAKSADGEPLYEVVTCTPEPGQIRTDADVTISVALGPEVLAEADTVVIPASSTEYEPSGHDLTEPLARALELIRPEARIASICTGAFVLAAAGLLDGRKATTHWRSALDFQAKFPKVDLDPNVLYTDDGNVLTAAGVASGIDLCLHMIRCDHGAAVANEVARGTVVSPHREGGQAQFIRRPVPEPQSSSTAAARAWALENLDRPLTLRELAAKEAMSTRTFTRRFRDEVGISALQWLTQQRIERARQLLEETDLPVDKVATEAGFGTAASLRQHLQAALGVSPSAYRNTFREAV from the coding sequence ATGGACAACATGTGCAAGAATCGAGCCATGGGCTTCTTCGTGCATCCCGGCCGTCATCGGGTCGCCGTGCTGGTCCGCCACGGAATGCTGGTGATGGAGCTGGGGATCGTCACCCGGCTGTTCGGCACGGCCAAGTCCGCCGACGGCGAGCCGCTCTACGAGGTCGTCACCTGCACGCCGGAACCGGGGCAGATCCGGACCGACGCCGACGTCACGATCTCGGTCGCGCTCGGGCCGGAGGTGCTGGCCGAGGCCGACACCGTGGTCATCCCGGCGTCGTCCACCGAATACGAACCGTCGGGGCACGACCTCACCGAGCCGCTCGCGCGGGCGCTGGAGCTGATCCGCCCGGAGGCCAGGATCGCGTCGATCTGCACGGGTGCCTTCGTGCTCGCCGCCGCCGGCCTGCTCGACGGCCGGAAGGCGACCACGCACTGGCGATCGGCGCTGGACTTCCAGGCGAAGTTCCCGAAGGTCGACCTGGATCCCAACGTGCTCTACACCGACGACGGGAACGTGCTGACCGCGGCGGGCGTCGCGTCCGGGATCGATCTCTGCCTGCACATGATCCGCTGCGATCACGGTGCCGCGGTCGCGAACGAGGTCGCGCGCGGAACGGTCGTCTCGCCACACCGCGAGGGCGGGCAGGCGCAGTTCATCCGGCGGCCGGTGCCGGAGCCGCAGTCCTCTTCGACGGCGGCGGCGCGTGCCTGGGCGCTCGAGAACCTCGACAGGCCGCTGACGCTGCGCGAACTCGCGGCGAAAGAGGCGATGAGCACGAGGACGTTCACGCGGCGATTCCGCGACGAGGTCGGGATCTCGGCGTTGCAGTGGCTGACCCAGCAGCGGATCGAACGAGCCCGCCAACTGCTCGAAGAGACCGATCTGCCGGTGGACAAGGTCGCCACCGAAGCGGGCTTCGGCACCGCCGCGTCGCTGCGTCAGCATCTGCAGGCGGCGTTGGGGGTCTCGCCGAGCGCGTATCGGAACACCTTCCGCGAAGCCGTCTGA
- a CDS encoding helix-turn-helix transcriptional regulator, whose translation MTNQDHLSTELRRLRKAAGLSGTEAARLTGLSQSKVSRVETGAFMPTEEQVVALCRVYRAPAKVRRALVAITRDLREEASSARVVLQRGAWRMQQRIGKIETASARIRSFQPTIVFGLLQTRDYITALFGDSLPADERDQTVDARLERQRILDSNREFHFVLTEGALRWNMGGAATMLAQLGHLIEVSRRGRVRLGVIPWTAPVSVPVLHGFDIYDSRAVLLGTQTATALVTDEREVADYEKNFTEVEHYATYGDIACSHLTRIAADYRQLAADSLR comes from the coding sequence GTGACGAACCAGGACCACCTCTCCACCGAATTGCGCCGTCTGCGCAAAGCCGCCGGGTTGTCCGGTACCGAAGCGGCCAGGCTCACCGGCCTCAGTCAGTCGAAGGTCTCGCGGGTCGAAACCGGCGCGTTCATGCCGACCGAGGAACAGGTCGTCGCGCTGTGCCGCGTCTACCGCGCGCCCGCGAAGGTCCGGCGGGCGCTCGTCGCGATCACCCGGGACCTCCGTGAAGAGGCGTCATCCGCCCGCGTCGTCCTCCAGCGCGGTGCCTGGCGGATGCAGCAGCGCATCGGCAAGATCGAGACGGCGTCCGCCCGTATCCGGAGTTTCCAGCCGACCATCGTGTTCGGCCTGCTCCAGACCCGCGACTACATCACCGCCCTGTTCGGTGATTCGCTGCCTGCCGACGAACGCGACCAGACGGTCGATGCCAGGCTGGAACGCCAGCGGATCCTCGACTCGAACCGCGAGTTCCACTTCGTGCTCACCGAAGGCGCCCTGCGCTGGAACATGGGCGGTGCGGCGACGATGCTGGCCCAGCTCGGCCACCTCATCGAGGTGTCCCGGCGCGGCCGGGTGCGGCTGGGCGTGATCCCGTGGACCGCACCGGTTTCGGTCCCGGTCCTCCACGGTTTCGACATCTACGACTCGCGCGCGGTGCTCCTCGGGACTCAGACGGCCACGGCGCTCGTCACGGACGAACGCGAAGTGGCCGACTACGAGAAGAACTTCACCGAAGTCGAGCACTACGCCACCTACGGCGACATCGCCTGCTCGCATCTGACGCGGATCGCCGCCGACTACCGACAGCTCGCGGCCGATTCACTTCGGTGA
- a CDS encoding sensor histidine kinase encodes MKQPSALPQRVAYTIDALLALVLVVAVGGNLAAKTWTFLIAIPMWLAWATVAASGIAIALRRHRPLIAYGLGLGALVPALLAGNGLGPAALLATACALYTVALEHPRARSLIAMGLGLVVVMIFEFLRLGPNTIASTAFAGGGVAGSWALGWMTRQRRANLAQLAETQADQAVSDERLRIAREMHDVVAHSMSLIAVKAAVGNHVAREQPEEAREALRVIELTSRETLVELRRMLGVLRSGDGTPEAALGPAPKLADLRTLAERAGQAGVRVELTGEAVDDLPEGVALSVYRITQEAVTNVVKHAGPSACRVTITEGPGEVSVEIVDDGRGEGSPSTPGGHGLIGMRERVAVYGGDFEAGPLPAGGFRVFARLPYAAKEVGTR; translated from the coding sequence ATGAAACAGCCGTCGGCGCTCCCCCAGCGGGTGGCGTACACGATCGACGCGCTCCTCGCGCTGGTGCTCGTCGTGGCCGTCGGCGGGAACCTGGCCGCGAAGACCTGGACGTTCCTCATCGCCATCCCGATGTGGCTCGCCTGGGCGACGGTCGCCGCCAGCGGGATCGCGATCGCGCTGCGGCGCCACCGGCCGCTGATCGCCTACGGCCTCGGCCTGGGCGCCCTGGTCCCGGCCCTGCTCGCCGGCAACGGGCTGGGCCCGGCCGCGCTCCTGGCCACCGCGTGCGCCCTCTACACCGTGGCGCTGGAACACCCGCGTGCCCGCTCGCTGATCGCGATGGGCCTCGGCCTGGTCGTAGTCATGATCTTCGAGTTCCTGCGGCTGGGCCCGAACACGATCGCGTCGACGGCCTTCGCGGGCGGCGGGGTGGCGGGCTCGTGGGCACTCGGCTGGATGACGCGGCAACGGCGCGCGAACCTGGCCCAGCTCGCGGAAACTCAAGCCGATCAGGCGGTTTCCGACGAACGGCTGCGTATCGCGCGCGAGATGCACGACGTCGTCGCGCACAGCATGAGCCTGATCGCGGTCAAGGCGGCCGTCGGCAACCACGTCGCGCGAGAACAGCCGGAAGAAGCACGCGAAGCGTTGCGAGTCATCGAACTCACCAGCCGCGAGACGCTCGTCGAACTCCGGCGGATGCTCGGCGTCCTCCGTTCCGGTGACGGGACGCCCGAGGCCGCGCTCGGCCCCGCGCCGAAACTCGCCGACCTGCGCACCCTGGCCGAACGCGCCGGACAGGCCGGGGTGCGCGTCGAGCTGACCGGCGAGGCGGTGGACGACCTCCCGGAAGGTGTCGCGCTTTCGGTCTACCGCATCACGCAGGAGGCGGTGACCAACGTCGTGAAGCACGCGGGACCGTCGGCCTGCCGGGTCACGATCACCGAAGGCCCCGGCGAGGTCAGCGTCGAAATCGTCGACGACGGGCGCGGCGAAGGTTCGCCGTCGACGCCCGGCGGGCACGGTTTGATCGGCATGCGCGAACGCGTCGCCGTCTACGGTGGTGACTTCGAAGCGGGCCCGCTGCCCGCCGGGGGATTCCGGGTGTTCGCGCGGCTGCCGTACGCCGCCAAGGAAGTGGGGACACGATGA
- a CDS encoding acyl-CoA carboxylase subunit epsilon: MTAPETPLLRVVRGNPDDTELAALTAVVAAAASARAPEPAPKRDSWWADKASLVRAPLAPGEGAWRASALPR; encoded by the coding sequence GTGACCGCGCCCGAAACCCCGCTGCTGCGTGTCGTCCGGGGCAACCCGGACGACACCGAACTCGCCGCCCTGACCGCCGTCGTCGCGGCGGCGGCCAGTGCGCGGGCACCGGAACCGGCCCCGAAACGGGATTCGTGGTGGGCGGACAAGGCTTCGCTCGTGCGGGCTCCGCTCGCGCCCGGCGAAGGGGCTTGGCGGGCTTCGGCGCTTCCTCGCTGA
- a CDS encoding PadR family transcriptional regulator, with protein sequence MASKLTPLAMAVLELLHERAMHPYEMAQLMRERFVNTRVKVKAGSLYHTVDRLVQNGFVEVVETQRDGKRPERTVYAMTDAGRDEFVDRAQDMLANPAEEYPEYLSALAVIDELGPEMSLTHLKHRVLRLQAAIASDRVVLENLVNEHKLPEIYWLDWSYATARRAFELEWTKKLVEDLESGRIRFQEHCTPHLNLVTEDDSDERATS encoded by the coding sequence ATGGCCTCGAAGCTCACCCCACTCGCCATGGCGGTGCTGGAACTCCTTCACGAACGGGCCATGCATCCGTACGAGATGGCGCAGCTGATGCGGGAGCGCTTCGTCAACACGCGCGTCAAGGTGAAGGCGGGCTCGCTTTACCACACGGTGGATCGCCTGGTGCAGAACGGTTTCGTCGAGGTCGTCGAGACGCAGCGCGACGGGAAGCGCCCCGAGCGCACCGTGTACGCGATGACGGACGCCGGTCGAGACGAGTTCGTCGACCGGGCGCAGGACATGCTGGCCAACCCCGCCGAGGAGTACCCCGAGTACCTCAGCGCGCTCGCCGTCATCGACGAGCTCGGCCCGGAAATGTCGCTCACCCACCTCAAGCACCGTGTGCTGCGGCTTCAGGCCGCCATCGCCTCCGACCGGGTCGTTCTCGAAAACCTCGTCAACGAGCACAAGCTTCCCGAGATCTACTGGCTCGACTGGTCCTACGCCACCGCGCGGCGGGCCTTCGAACTCGAGTGGACCAAGAAGCTGGTCGAAGACCTGGAATCCGGCCGTATCCGGTTCCAGGAGCACTGCACCCCGCACCTGAACCTGGTCACCGAGGACGACAGCGATGAACGCGCGACAAGCTGA
- a CDS encoding SRPBCC family protein, which translates to MTVKHATFTLERVYPVAPERVFAAWSDPAAKAGWITVPGGGHSLDFRVGGREVISGPPGGKQMLFEARYEDIAENERIVYAGKLSADDVLATVSVTTILLEAEEGGTRLTLIEQGTFLDGHEEPAWREQGTGDWLDALGKVLSAV; encoded by the coding sequence ATGACCGTCAAACACGCCACTTTCACCCTCGAGCGCGTCTACCCCGTGGCGCCGGAACGCGTTTTCGCCGCTTGGTCGGATCCGGCCGCGAAGGCCGGTTGGATCACCGTGCCCGGCGGCGGGCACTCCCTCGACTTCCGGGTCGGCGGCCGCGAGGTCATCAGCGGTCCCCCCGGCGGCAAGCAGATGCTCTTCGAAGCCCGCTATGAGGACATCGCGGAAAACGAGCGGATCGTCTACGCGGGGAAGCTCTCCGCGGACGACGTCCTGGCGACCGTTTCGGTCACGACGATCCTGCTCGAAGCAGAGGAAGGCGGCACCCGGCTGACGTTGATCGAGCAGGGCACCTTCCTCGACGGCCACGAAGAGCCGGCATGGCGAGAGCAGGGCACGGGCGACTGGCTCGATGCGCTGGGGAAGGTTTTGTCGGCAGTATGA
- a CDS encoding metalloregulator ArsR/SmtB family transcription factor yields MDQVFKALSDGTRREMIERLTRGPASVGELAQPLSMSLPAVMQHLQVLEASGLVRSEKAGRVRTCHLEPDGLRMAEDWLGGQRTGWEHRLDRLGGFLDSDERQRS; encoded by the coding sequence ATGGACCAGGTGTTCAAGGCGCTGTCCGACGGGACGCGCCGCGAAATGATCGAGCGCCTCACCCGGGGCCCCGCCTCGGTGGGGGAGCTCGCGCAGCCGTTGTCGATGTCGCTGCCCGCCGTGATGCAGCACCTCCAGGTGCTGGAGGCCAGCGGGCTCGTCCGGTCGGAGAAGGCGGGGCGCGTCCGTACCTGCCACCTCGAACCGGACGGACTGCGGATGGCCGAGGACTGGCTCGGCGGGCAGCGCACCGGCTGGGAACACCGGCTCGATCGCCTTGGCGGCTTTCTGGACTCCGACGAAAGGCAAAGGTCATGA